One genomic segment of Chitinophagales bacterium includes these proteins:
- a CDS encoding acyl transferase, with amino-acid sequence MYSLDIFKTDEIFEEIALQVFHFQAENNTVYNEYLSYLDVNIEDIDSINKIPFLPISFFKTHKVICSNFSVETIFKSSGTGNLRSTHYVSNTALYKASFIKNFENTYGCLNEIRLLALLPSYQENKYSSLLFMVDELIAQTKNNGSEYLSFENEDLLLKKLEEANKSMLKVILIGVSFALLDLAEKYSLDLSNIIIIETGGMKGRRKEITRVELHEILKKRFKVQQIHSEYGMCELLSQAYATENEKFQAPNWMKVYTRPLQEPFAQCKTGETGVLKIIDLANVYSCSFIETEDLGIVHKDGKFEVLGRIDYAALRGCNLMYQ; translated from the coding sequence ATGTATAGCTTAGATATTTTTAAAACAGATGAAATTTTTGAAGAAATTGCTTTGCAAGTTTTTCATTTTCAAGCAGAAAACAATACTGTTTATAATGAATATTTGAGCTATTTAGATGTTAATATTGAAGATATAGATAGTATAAATAAAATACCTTTTTTACCTATTTCCTTTTTTAAAACGCATAAGGTTATTTGTAGTAATTTTTCCGTAGAAACTATTTTTAAAAGTAGTGGAACAGGAAATTTAAGAAGTACGCACTATGTTTCAAATACAGCTTTGTATAAAGCCAGTTTTATTAAAAACTTTGAAAATACTTATGGCTGCTTAAATGAAATTCGCTTATTGGCTTTGTTGCCGTCTTATCAAGAAAATAAGTATTCTTCTTTGCTTTTTATGGTAGATGAATTAATAGCACAAACTAAAAATAATGGAAGTGAATATTTATCTTTTGAAAATGAAGATTTATTGCTGAAAAAGCTTGAAGAAGCTAATAAAAGTATGCTTAAAGTGATATTAATAGGAGTGAGTTTTGCCCTTTTAGATTTAGCTGAAAAATACAGTTTAGATTTAAGCAACATTATAATTATAGAAACAGGAGGTATGAAAGGTCGCAGGAAAGAAATAACGCGAGTAGAACTGCATGAGATATTAAAAAAGAGGTTTAAAGTACAGCAAATTCATTCAGAATACGGAATGTGTGAGTTATTAAGCCAGGCTTATGCTACTGAAAATGAAAAATTTCAAGCTCCTAATTGGATGAAAGTTTATACCCGACCTTTGCAAGAGCCTTTTGCACAATGTAAAACGGGCGAAACAGGCGTGCTTAAAATAATAGATTTAGCCAATGTTTATTCCTGTTCTTTTATAGAAACAGAAGATTTAGGTATAGTGCATAAAGATGGAAAATTTGAAGTGCTGGGCAGAATAGACTATGCCGCTTTAAGAGGATGCAATTTAATGTATCAATAG
- a CDS encoding sensor histidine kinase, producing the protein MKHLFIMFFFFFSIALQAQDGVEIIKQTLEQYHKTTNEKEKATLAADLSWYHVLYVSVDSAEKYGNISLEISKKLKNDTLIAQAYNDLANVYIYKGDFIKSIDYCNISKQIRTKLNDEEGVASLDFKIGSNYSRLTQYDSSVFYLLKSLSYYEEVDNENIINNIYSNLSANYHTQGNYKKALEYIERPLKYFEETEDYLRLSNTLINLSGINLEIKDTTGALNTLKKAEHYANISKNMVALATIYNNYASIFINYNQYDSSLYYVKKSIDLREQLGTQSDLESSNLTYVISLFNLGKINEALPKALLLEKNLEKMQYNDKLIQVYQLLAYMYAYNNNMDSLIYYNKKYNALFAQIENQNLNKTAQELETIYQTEKKEKEILVQKAKIAEQKAYIIISISVVLFIILLSIFIYNYLNQKNKQLKQENELKDALQKIETQNRLQEQRLQISRDLHDNIGAQLTFIISSIDNLKYAMTDKNPKIEEKLTNISSFTKDTIIELRDTIWAMNKEEITIEDLKSRISNFIENAKLSLNGIDFNFKFNENNFKVKPFTSKNGINIYRIIQEAVNNAIKHAKATKILVETDVTENEIQIAIKDNGVGIAQNKENTGNGLLTMRKRAQELNANFDIKNLEKGTSVNLIIKI; encoded by the coding sequence ATGAAACACCTTTTTATAATGTTTTTTTTCTTCTTTTCCATTGCTTTGCAGGCACAAGATGGTGTAGAAATAATAAAACAAACTTTAGAACAATACCATAAAACTACCAACGAAAAAGAAAAAGCCACTTTAGCTGCCGATTTATCATGGTATCATGTATTGTACGTTTCAGTAGATTCTGCCGAAAAATATGGCAATATTTCATTAGAAATATCAAAAAAACTAAAAAATGATACACTTATAGCACAGGCTTACAACGATTTAGCTAATGTGTATATTTATAAAGGCGATTTTATAAAATCAATAGATTATTGCAATATTTCTAAACAAATTAGAACGAAGCTGAATGATGAAGAAGGAGTAGCTTCTTTAGACTTTAAAATAGGGAGCAATTACAGCAGATTAACACAGTATGACAGCTCTGTTTTTTATTTACTTAAATCTCTTTCTTATTATGAAGAAGTTGATAACGAAAATATTATAAACAATATTTATTCAAATTTATCAGCAAACTATCATACACAAGGAAATTATAAAAAAGCTTTAGAATACATTGAAAGACCTTTAAAATATTTTGAAGAAACAGAAGATTATCTACGACTTTCTAACACCTTAATAAATCTTTCGGGTATTAATTTAGAAATTAAAGACACTACTGGTGCTTTAAATACACTTAAAAAAGCAGAGCATTATGCTAATATTAGCAAAAACATGGTTGCTTTAGCTACTATTTATAATAACTATGCCTCTATCTTCATTAATTACAATCAATATGATTCTTCCCTTTATTATGTAAAAAAATCTATTGATTTAAGAGAGCAATTAGGCACACAAAGTGATTTAGAAAGTTCTAACTTAACGTATGTTATCAGCTTGTTTAATTTAGGTAAAATAAACGAAGCACTTCCCAAGGCTCTTTTGCTTGAAAAAAACTTAGAAAAAATGCAATATAATGATAAGCTTATACAAGTTTATCAACTATTGGCGTATATGTATGCCTACAATAATAATATGGACAGTTTAATCTACTACAATAAAAAATACAATGCACTTTTTGCCCAAATAGAAAATCAAAACCTAAATAAAACAGCACAAGAGCTGGAAACTATTTACCAAACGGAAAAAAAGGAAAAGGAAATATTGGTACAAAAAGCTAAAATAGCCGAGCAAAAAGCTTATATAATAATTAGCATCTCAGTTGTTTTATTTATTATTCTCCTTTCTATTTTTATTTATAACTATTTAAACCAAAAAAATAAACAGCTAAAACAAGAAAATGAACTTAAAGACGCATTGCAAAAAATAGAAACACAAAACAGACTTCAAGAACAACGTCTTCAAATTTCACGTGATTTGCACGACAATATAGGTGCTCAACTTACTTTTATTATTTCGTCAATAGATAATTTAAAGTATGCTATGACTGATAAAAACCCAAAAATAGAAGAAAAACTTACTAATATAAGTAGTTTCACAAAAGATACGATTATAGAGCTTAGAGATACTATTTGGGCTATGAATAAAGAAGAAATAACTATTGAAGATTTAAAAAGCAGAATTTCAAACTTTATAGAAAACGCAAAATTATCGCTAAATGGTATAGATTTTAATTTTAAATTTAACGAAAACAATTTTAAAGTAAAACCTTTTACCTCTAAAAACGGCATTAATATTTATAGAATAATACAAGAAGCCGTAAACAACGCTATAAAGCATGCAAAAGCCACTAAAATATTAGTAGAAACAGATGTAACAGAAAATGAAATTCAAATTGCTATAAAAGATAATGGCGTAGGAATAGCTCAAAACAAAGAAAACACAGGAAATGGGCTGTTAACCATGAGAAAAAGAGCTCAAGAACTAAATGCTAATTTTGATATAAAAAATTTGGAAAAAGGCACGTCTGTTAATCTAATTATAAAAATTTAA
- a CDS encoding alpha-hydroxy-acid oxidizing protein: MNQTVKECFSINDLKKLAQKKMPSVMFDYMEGSAEDEITAQWNINAFEKYEFVPRVLRNVENIDLSTSIQNINLEIPIISAPTGMSKMFHHEGEIAVAKASAKAGTAYTLSTVGTSSIEDIANVCSGPKFFQIYVWKNKNMTQDFIERCKQNNYNGLMLAVDSPALGKRERDLRNGHGRPKVLRLNIAKSALSKPYWLYNYFKNPKWRMANMIEHMPYGTETTKIIDDVNAQFRADVNWDDVQKMMNQWQGTFILKGIQSVADAIKAAEVGVSGIVLSNHGGRQLDGAPATLDLLPEVIKAVGNKIDIYIDGGIRRGSDVVKALALGAKAVLIGRAYLYGLAAGGEKGVDRTYEILKDEMTRVMQFIGCDSIAKLNEGYIKKRV, encoded by the coding sequence ATGAACCAAACTGTAAAAGAGTGTTTTTCAATAAATGATTTAAAAAAATTGGCACAAAAAAAAATGCCCAGTGTAATGTTTGATTACATGGAAGGTTCTGCCGAAGATGAAATAACCGCACAGTGGAATATTAACGCTTTTGAAAAGTACGAATTTGTACCACGAGTTTTACGAAATGTTGAAAATATTGACCTTAGTACATCCATACAAAATATTAATTTAGAAATTCCTATAATTAGTGCCCCTACGGGAATGTCAAAAATGTTTCATCATGAAGGCGAAATTGCAGTAGCTAAAGCCAGTGCTAAAGCAGGTACGGCATATACACTTTCTACAGTGGGTACTTCTTCTATTGAAGATATAGCCAATGTTTGTAGCGGACCTAAGTTTTTTCAAATATATGTTTGGAAAAACAAAAATATGACACAAGATTTTATTGAAAGATGCAAGCAAAATAATTACAACGGTTTAATGTTAGCGGTAGATTCTCCGGCATTGGGCAAAAGAGAAAGAGATTTAAGAAACGGACACGGAAGACCTAAAGTATTGCGATTAAACATAGCTAAAAGTGCTTTGAGTAAGCCTTATTGGTTGTATAATTACTTTAAAAATCCTAAGTGGCGAATGGCAAATATGATAGAACACATGCCTTATGGTACTGAAACCACAAAAATAATAGACGATGTAAATGCCCAATTTAGAGCAGATGTAAACTGGGATGATGTGCAAAAAATGATGAATCAATGGCAAGGGACTTTTATTCTTAAAGGTATTCAAAGTGTAGCAGATGCCATAAAAGCAGCAGAAGTGGGCGTTTCGGGTATAGTTTTATCTAATCATGGGGGGCGTCAGCTTGACGGAGCACCTGCCACTTTAGATTTACTACCAGAAGTGATAAAAGCTGTAGGAAATAAAATAGATATTTATATAGACGGAGGTATAAGAAGAGGAAGCGATGTGGTAAAAGCTTTAGCTTTAGGAGCAAAAGCCGTACTCATAGGCAGAGCCTATTTGTATGGTTTAGCTGCTGGTGGAGAAAAAGGCGTAGATAGAACCTATGAAATACTAAAAGATGAAATGACTCGGGTAATGCAATTTATTGGTTGCGATTCTATTGCTAAATTAAATGAAGGGTATATTAAAAAAAGGGTTTAA
- a CDS encoding 3-deoxy-D-manno-octulosonic acid transferase has translation MLLFISKIIYSIGIGLYHLFIGIASPFNSKANSFTKGRLTQDIKPEKEKTIWFHCASLGEFEQAKPVINWCYNNLKYPIIITFYSPSGYNYRYNYALAKEVYYLPKDTALNAKNFVRKINPAFVFFIKYDFWFYYLNELKNQKIPTYLISAIFRDNQLFFKQYGVLHKAILNCFTHIFVQDDYSLNLLQNHQFNHCSIAKDTRFDTVKHISELNFGNDIIESFIDGNNCLIAGSTWAKDEVILKNIVKEFSHLKLIIVPHDVNEIRIKQIQKNFKNHTLLSNPIDVKDKKVLIIDSVGKLSLIYRYATLCYIGGGFNTSVHNVLEAAVYGKALIYGPNHTKSKEAIDLIRLNAAKCVTNSIELENAVSYFLDKNNNASAGSTASHYVQENTGGTFSIIKKLKEDKIIA, from the coding sequence ATGCTTTTATTTATCTCTAAAATAATTTATTCCATAGGCATTGGTTTATACCATTTGTTTATTGGCATAGCAAGTCCTTTTAATTCAAAAGCAAATTCTTTTACCAAAGGAAGATTAACGCAAGATATTAAGCCTGAAAAAGAGAAAACTATATGGTTTCATTGTGCTTCTTTAGGAGAGTTTGAGCAAGCAAAACCTGTAATTAATTGGTGCTACAATAATCTAAAATATCCTATCATCATTACTTTTTACTCCCCTTCGGGATACAACTATAGATATAACTATGCCTTGGCTAAAGAAGTTTATTATTTACCCAAAGATACTGCTTTAAACGCTAAAAACTTTGTTAGAAAAATTAATCCGGCATTTGTGTTTTTTATTAAATACGATTTTTGGTTTTATTACTTAAATGAATTAAAAAATCAAAAAATACCTACATACTTAATTTCAGCTATTTTTAGAGATAATCAATTGTTTTTTAAACAATACGGAGTTTTACATAAAGCTATACTTAATTGCTTTACTCATATTTTTGTACAAGATGATTACTCTTTAAATTTATTACAAAATCATCAATTTAACCACTGTTCTATAGCAAAAGATACACGTTTTGATACGGTAAAACACATTAGTGAATTAAATTTTGGAAATGATATAATAGAATCTTTTATTGACGGGAATAACTGCTTAATAGCCGGTAGTACATGGGCTAAAGATGAAGTAATACTAAAAAATATTGTAAAAGAGTTTAGTCATTTAAAATTGATTATAGTTCCTCATGATGTTAATGAAATAAGGATAAAACAAATTCAAAAGAATTTTAAAAACCATACGTTATTATCTAACCCTATAGATGTAAAAGATAAAAAAGTACTTATAATAGATAGCGTGGGGAAACTTTCTTTAATATACCGATATGCTACGCTGTGCTATATAGGTGGCGGTTTTAACACAAGTGTGCATAATGTATTAGAAGCGGCAGTTTATGGCAAAGCATTAATTTATGGTCCCAATCATACAAAAAGCAAGGAAGCTATTGATTTAATTAGGCTTAATGCAGCTAAATGTGTTACCAATTCTATAGAACTTGAAAATGCAGTGAGTTACTTTTTAGATAAAAACAATAATGCATCTGCCGGCAGTACCGCCAGCCATTATGTACAAGAAAACACGGGAGGCACTTTTAGTATTATTAAAAAACTTAAAGAGGATAAAATTATAGCTTAA
- a CDS encoding tetratricopeptide repeat protein → MKKCFYIIFLFLPSILFSALINNPDSVKNVIQSLDSNEKALSYIELAKYYTYAELDSVNLEYITKAYQTATDKETKGLALFWEAFIHLYYKNDEKHLAYLDKAIAEFESVNDSLLAESYYWKTRTYERKGLYPEALATGLQCLGIAQKLPAKDKQILYIQEVGYIYDRMGEFDKAIEWYEKGLIIALETGKKEHIGKSYGLLGIAYDAQENYKQALENNLNAVKYFLEAQDTSNLIVWYSNIGNTYTKMGDLKNAEQYLLKSINTSKKYKSRIAGINLGKVYIEQGKYAEAEEILQSSLKTVIENNDKQFESEAYYRLHELRKKQGRYNEALEYYVKYKDLQDEILNTEKFEQLNNMTVRYETQEKEKALAQEKLKVAERELKIENKNNQLLIISIVFITLALLGFIFINQQRFKNKQLEREKELNTALAKIETNNKLQNQRLEISRDLHDSIGSQLTFIISSIENLKMFLTNSDNFVGDKLSSLSEFTKDTIQELRDTIWAMNKNEISIEDLNTRISNFINQAKVSLQNINFSFNSSVPENTNFESKKGMHIYRIIQESVNNAIKHSDASEIKVSITQNDKENMIQIEDNGKGFNIDENLNKGNGLNSLRKRAEEIQGKLYIESAKNKTTITLITKTL, encoded by the coding sequence ATGAAAAAGTGCTTTTATATTATTTTCCTTTTTTTGCCAAGTATATTGTTTAGTGCATTAATTAACAACCCGGATAGTGTTAAAAATGTCATTCAAAGTTTAGATAGCAATGAAAAAGCATTGTCCTATATTGAGCTTGCTAAATATTATACTTATGCTGAATTAGACAGTGTAAATTTAGAATATATAACTAAAGCCTATCAAACCGCTACAGATAAAGAAACCAAAGGTTTAGCCTTGTTTTGGGAAGCTTTTATACATTTATACTATAAAAATGATGAAAAGCATTTAGCGTATTTAGATAAAGCCATAGCAGAATTTGAAAGCGTAAATGATTCATTATTAGCAGAATCATACTACTGGAAAACCAGAACTTATGAACGAAAAGGCTTGTATCCCGAAGCTCTTGCCACAGGACTGCAATGCTTAGGCATAGCTCAAAAACTACCAGCCAAAGACAAACAAATATTATACATACAAGAAGTAGGCTACATATATGACAGAATGGGCGAATTTGACAAAGCAATAGAATGGTATGAAAAAGGATTAATTATAGCTTTAGAAACAGGCAAAAAAGAACATATAGGAAAATCTTATGGATTATTAGGTATAGCCTATGACGCACAAGAAAACTATAAACAAGCTCTTGAAAACAACCTAAATGCTGTTAAATATTTTTTAGAAGCCCAAGACACTTCCAATCTTATAGTTTGGTATAGCAATATAGGAAATACCTACACTAAAATGGGCGATTTGAAAAATGCAGAGCAGTATTTATTAAAATCTATAAACACCAGCAAAAAATACAAAAGCCGTATAGCAGGTATCAATTTAGGCAAAGTGTATATAGAACAAGGAAAATATGCCGAAGCAGAAGAAATATTACAATCCAGCTTAAAAACTGTTATTGAAAATAATGATAAACAATTTGAATCGGAAGCTTATTATCGCTTGCATGAGTTAAGAAAAAAACAAGGCAGATATAATGAGGCTTTGGAGTATTACGTAAAGTATAAAGACCTTCAAGATGAAATATTAAATACTGAAAAATTTGAGCAGCTCAATAATATGACTGTACGCTATGAAACACAAGAAAAAGAAAAAGCTTTAGCCCAAGAAAAACTAAAAGTAGCCGAGCGTGAACTGAAAATAGAAAACAAAAACAACCAACTTTTAATAATCAGCATTGTTTTTATAACCTTAGCACTTTTAGGTTTTATATTTATAAATCAGCAGCGATTCAAAAACAAACAATTAGAAAGAGAAAAAGAGCTTAACACTGCTTTAGCCAAAATAGAAACCAATAATAAACTTCAAAACCAACGCCTTGAAATATCAAGAGATTTGCACGACAGTATAGGCTCCCAGCTAACCTTTATTATTTCTTCTATTGAAAACCTAAAAATGTTTTTAACTAACAGCGATAATTTTGTAGGCGATAAACTTTCATCGCTAAGTGAGTTTACTAAAGATACTATACAAGAGCTTAGAGATACAATATGGGCAATGAATAAAAATGAAATAAGCATAGAAGATTTAAACACCCGAATTTCAAATTTCATCAATCAAGCCAAAGTTTCATTGCAAAATATAAATTTTAGTTTTAATAGTTCTGTACCCGAAAACACAAATTTTGAATCAAAAAAAGGAATGCACATATACCGCATTATACAAGAAAGTGTAAATAATGCCATTAAACATTCCGATGCATCAGAAATTAAAGTTAGCATAACGCAAAACGACAAAGAAAATATGATACAAATAGAAGATAACGGCAAAGGTTTTAATATAGATGAAAATTTAAACAAAGGAAACGGATTAAACTCATTAAGAAAAAGAGCAGAAGAAATACAAGGTAAACTCTATATAGAATCTGCAAAAAATAAAACTACCATTACATTAATAACTAAAACACTTTAA